One genomic segment of Terriglobia bacterium includes these proteins:
- the rpoC gene encoding DNA-directed RNA polymerase subunit beta', which yields MYRSSPFDLGNTIADFDAIRISLASPEKIRSWSHGEVTKPETINYRTFKPERDGLFCARIFGPVTDWECLCGKYKRMKHRGVICDKCGVEVTLSKVRRERLGHIELASPCSHVWFFKGLPSRIGHLLDISLRDLESVLYFEAYVVVEPGDAPVKDHEVIKEETKFRELDQQFRATGFKAMMGAEAIKELLKRVEVEELSTELREKMKNETSMQKRLKYAKRLKVVEAFRKSGNKPHWMILDVIPVIPPELRPLVPLDGGRFATSDLNDLYRRVINRNNRLKKLMDLHAPEVIVRNEKRMLQEAVDALFDNGRRGRVLRGANNRPLKSLSDTLKGKQGRFRQNLLGKRVDYSGRSVIVVGPELKLHQCGLPKKMALELFKPFIYHRLEQTGHCTTIKQAKEMVESQEPIVWDILEEVIKDHPVLLNRAPTLHRLGIQAFEPVLVEGKAIKIHPLVCTAFNADFDGDQMAVHIPLSPEAQVEASVLMLASQNILSPASGQPITVPTQDMVLGIYYLTKAKPGAKGEGRAFANIDEVLLALEMGEVETLTPIRLRYTGDVIDLLSAYDDQDVLHTDPVHLERQYINTTVGRAILNDHLPEGMPFMNGLLKKKGVGQLVNYCYLRFGLETTVPMLDEIKQLGFLYATKAGLSIGIDDMVIPANKKILVRDAEKQVVSVQQQYLDGAITNGERYNKVIEIWSAITEKVADEMFSDMEKQDKQGNINPIYVMADSGARGSKQQIRQLSGMRGLMAKPSGEIIETPITANFREGLTVLQYFISTHGARKGLADTALKTADSGYLTRRLVDVAQDVIISEYDCGTVDGIYVGSIVESGEIIEPMRDRIVGRVSLEKIKDYEGNVIVDINNDITEDLAGAIQAAGIERVKIRSVLTCESKRGVCVMCYGRNLASGRLVELGEAVGVIAAQSIGEPGTQLTMRTFHIGGTASRVSEQSRLEAKSNGVVRFINLQTVKSKTGDLVVMNRNGSITVQDEKLREKERYAVVYGARLKVEDNSPVTLGQVMVEWDPYTFAILTEIGGTVQFKDLQEGLTLHEEVDEVTGLSRLVVTDSPDEKRQPAIVMKSGTGKGTKRYLMPSRAHLMVQDADTVFPGDVLAKIPRETTKTKDITGGLPRVVELFEARKPRETAVISEIDGTVKFGEISKGQRKVYVIADNGTEKEYSVPRGVHINVQEGERVRAGEPLMDGPLNPHDILAVLGEKELQAYLVNEIQEVYRLQGVNISDKHIEVIVRQMMRWVKVEDVGDTQFLLEQQVDKFRFREENERVIQQGGRPATGRPLLLGITKASLSTESFISAASFQETTRVLTEASINGSVDHLRGLKENVIVGRLIPAGTGMEYYRNVRLSPELEEAAQKVQEEVSQAYEEAERALELMRHEGENEPEELAAE from the coding sequence TTGTACCGTTCGAGCCCATTCGACCTCGGCAACACGATCGCTGATTTTGATGCCATCCGCATCAGCCTGGCCTCGCCGGAAAAGATCCGGAGCTGGTCGCACGGCGAAGTCACCAAGCCGGAGACGATCAACTACCGCACCTTCAAGCCGGAACGCGACGGGCTGTTCTGCGCCCGCATCTTCGGGCCGGTCACCGACTGGGAATGCCTGTGCGGCAAGTACAAGCGCATGAAGCACCGCGGGGTGATCTGCGACAAGTGCGGCGTGGAAGTGACGCTCTCCAAGGTGCGGCGCGAGCGCCTGGGGCACATCGAGCTGGCTTCGCCGTGCTCGCACGTGTGGTTCTTCAAGGGCCTGCCCAGCCGCATCGGGCACCTGCTCGACATCTCGCTGCGCGACCTGGAATCGGTGCTGTACTTCGAGGCCTACGTGGTGGTGGAGCCGGGCGACGCGCCGGTGAAAGACCACGAGGTGATCAAGGAAGAGACCAAGTTCCGCGAACTGGACCAGCAGTTCCGCGCCACCGGCTTCAAGGCCATGATGGGCGCCGAGGCGATCAAGGAACTGCTGAAGCGGGTGGAGGTGGAGGAGCTCTCCACCGAACTGCGCGAGAAGATGAAGAACGAGACCTCGATGCAGAAGCGCTTGAAGTACGCCAAGCGCCTGAAAGTGGTCGAGGCCTTCCGCAAGAGCGGCAACAAGCCGCACTGGATGATTCTGGACGTGATTCCGGTGATCCCGCCGGAGCTGCGTCCGCTGGTTCCGCTGGACGGCGGGCGCTTCGCCACCAGCGACCTGAACGACCTGTATCGCCGGGTGATCAACCGCAACAACCGGTTGAAGAAGCTGATGGACCTGCACGCGCCGGAAGTCATCGTGCGCAACGAGAAGCGCATGCTGCAAGAGGCGGTGGACGCGCTGTTCGACAACGGCCGCAGGGGCCGCGTGCTGCGCGGCGCCAACAACCGCCCGCTGAAGTCGCTCTCCGACACGCTGAAGGGCAAGCAGGGGCGCTTCCGGCAGAACCTGCTGGGCAAGCGCGTGGACTACTCGGGGCGGTCGGTGATCGTGGTGGGCCCGGAACTGAAGCTGCACCAGTGCGGCCTGCCCAAGAAGATGGCGCTGGAGCTGTTCAAGCCGTTCATCTATCACCGGCTGGAGCAGACCGGGCACTGCACCACCATCAAGCAGGCGAAGGAAATGGTGGAGTCGCAGGAACCGATCGTGTGGGACATCCTGGAAGAGGTCATCAAGGACCATCCGGTGCTGCTGAACCGCGCTCCCACGCTGCACCGCCTGGGCATCCAGGCATTCGAGCCGGTGCTGGTGGAAGGCAAGGCGATCAAGATCCACCCGCTGGTTTGCACCGCCTTCAACGCCGACTTTGACGGCGACCAGATGGCGGTCCACATTCCGCTGTCGCCGGAGGCGCAGGTGGAAGCCAGTGTGCTGATGCTGGCGTCGCAGAACATCCTGTCGCCGGCGTCGGGCCAGCCGATCACCGTGCCCACGCAGGACATGGTGCTGGGAATTTATTACCTGACCAAGGCCAAGCCGGGCGCCAAGGGCGAGGGCCGCGCCTTTGCCAACATTGACGAAGTGCTGCTGGCGCTGGAAATGGGCGAAGTGGAAACGCTGACGCCGATCCGCCTGCGCTATACCGGCGACGTGATTGACCTGCTCTCGGCCTACGACGACCAGGACGTGCTGCACACCGATCCGGTCCACCTGGAGCGACAGTACATCAACACCACCGTGGGCCGGGCGATCCTGAACGATCACCTGCCCGAGGGCATGCCGTTCATGAACGGCCTGCTGAAGAAGAAGGGCGTGGGCCAGTTGGTGAATTACTGCTACTTGCGCTTCGGCCTGGAGACCACGGTCCCCATGCTGGACGAGATCAAGCAGCTTGGGTTCCTGTACGCCACCAAGGCCGGCCTGTCGATCGGGATTGACGACATGGTGATCCCGGCGAACAAAAAGATCCTGGTGCGCGACGCGGAGAAGCAGGTGGTGAGCGTCCAGCAGCAATACCTGGATGGCGCCATCACCAACGGCGAGCGCTACAACAAGGTGATCGAAATCTGGTCGGCGATTACCGAAAAAGTGGCCGACGAGATGTTCTCCGACATGGAGAAGCAGGACAAGCAGGGCAACATCAACCCGATTTACGTGATGGCCGACTCCGGCGCCCGCGGTTCGAAGCAGCAGATTCGCCAGCTTTCGGGCATGCGCGGACTGATGGCCAAGCCCTCGGGCGAGATCATCGAGACGCCGATCACGGCAAACTTCCGCGAGGGGCTGACGGTGTTGCAGTACTTCATTTCGACCCACGGCGCGCGCAAGGGCCTGGCCGACACCGCGCTGAAGACGGCGGACTCCGGCTACCTGACCCGCCGCCTGGTGGACGTGGCGCAGGACGTGATCATCAGCGAGTACGACTGCGGCACGGTGGACGGCATCTACGTCGGCTCGATTGTCGAGTCGGGCGAGATCATCGAGCCCATGCGCGACCGCATCGTCGGCCGCGTGTCCCTGGAGAAGATCAAGGACTACGAAGGCAACGTGATCGTGGACATCAATAACGACATCACGGAAGACCTGGCGGGCGCCATCCAGGCGGCGGGCATCGAGCGGGTGAAGATCCGCTCCGTGCTGACCTGCGAGTCGAAGCGCGGCGTGTGCGTCATGTGCTACGGGCGCAACCTGGCTTCGGGACGCCTGGTCGAGCTGGGCGAAGCGGTGGGCGTGATCGCGGCGCAGTCCATCGGCGAACCCGGCACGCAGCTCACGATGCGCACCTTCCACATCGGCGGCACGGCGTCGCGAGTCAGCGAGCAATCGCGCCTGGAGGCCAAGAGCAACGGCGTGGTGCGCTTCATCAACCTGCAAACGGTGAAGTCCAAAACCGGCGACCTGGTAGTGATGAACCGCAACGGCTCGATCACGGTGCAGGACGAGAAGCTCCGCGAAAAGGAGCGCTACGCCGTGGTTTACGGCGCGCGCCTCAAGGTGGAGGACAATTCCCCGGTCACGCTGGGCCAGGTGATGGTGGAGTGGGATCCTTACACCTTCGCCATCCTGACCGAAATCGGCGGGACGGTGCAGTTCAAGGACCTGCAGGAAGGGCTCACGCTGCACGAAGAAGTGGACGAGGTCACGGGCCTGTCGCGGCTGGTGGTGACCGACTCGCCGGATGAAAAGCGGCAGCCGGCGATCGTGATGAAGTCGGGCACGGGCAAGGGCACCAAGCGTTACCTGATGCCTTCGCGCGCTCACCTGATGGTGCAGGACGCCGACACCGTTTTCCCCGGCGACGTGCTGGCCAAGATCCCGCGCGAGACCACCAAGACCAAGGACATCACGGGCGGCCTGCCGCGCGTGGTGGAACTGTTCGAGGCGCGCAAGCCGCGCGAGACCGCGGTGATCAGCGAAATTGACGGCACGGTCAAGTTCGGCGAAATCTCGAAGGGCCAGCGCAAGGTGTACGTGATCGCCGACAACGGCACGGAGAAGGAATACTCGGTGCCGCGCGGCGTGCACATCAACGTGCAGGAAGGCGAACGCGTCCGGGCGGGCGAGCCGCTGATGGATGGCCCGCTGAACCCGCACGACATCCTGGCGGTCCTGGGCGAGAAGGAGCTGCAGGCTTACCTGGTGAACGAAATCCAGGAGGTCTACCGGCTGCAGGGCGTGAACATCAGCGACAAGCACATCGAGGTGATCGTGCGCCAGATGATGCGCTGGGTGAAGGTGGAAGACGTGGGCGACACCCAGTTCCTGCTGGAGCAGCAGGTGGACAAGTTCCGCTTCCGCGAGGAAAACGAACGGGTCATCCAGCAGGGTGGACGCCCGGCAACGGGACGTCCGCTGCTGTTGGGCATCACCAAGGCGTCGCTCTCGACGGAGTCGTTCATCTCCGCCGCGTCGTTCCAGGAGACCACGCGCGTGCTTACCGAAGCCTCGATCAACGGCTCGGTGGACCACCTGCGCGGCCTGAAGGAAAACGTCATCGTCGGCCGGCTGATTCCGGCGGGCACGGGCATGGAGTACTACCGCAACGTCCGCCTGTCGCCGGAGCTGGAGGAAGCCGCGCAGAAGGTGCAGGAGGAGGTCTCGCAGGCGTACGAGGAAGCCGAGCGCGCCCTGGAACTCATGCGCCACGAAGGCGAGAACGAACCGGAAGAGCTGGCGGCGGAGTAG
- a CDS encoding tetratricopeptide repeat protein, whose protein sequence is MRENRKIDIQLYELAAVLRADELIKENKIEESLNLVKRAFDLVPRGGFVAYNLGVTFQQNRKFTEAISAYREALRAKPNFYEALVNLGNALTEHGEPEEAIGIYKKARQLDDKDADLPYNMGIAHEDTGQIDAALRDYQEAVRLNYKHILALFNLARLYIQKGEYRNAVDTLEKAHGSDSNNEEVRGLLNAARGLLEEQEKAEQQSKSKLD, encoded by the coding sequence ATGCGCGAGAATAGGAAGATTGACATCCAGCTATATGAATTGGCGGCGGTGCTTCGTGCCGACGAGTTGATCAAGGAAAATAAGATAGAGGAATCATTAAACCTCGTGAAGAGAGCATTCGACCTCGTCCCGCGAGGTGGGTTTGTGGCTTACAACCTGGGTGTAACTTTTCAACAAAACCGTAAGTTCACTGAAGCCATTTCTGCTTACCGCGAAGCCCTGCGGGCTAAGCCGAACTTCTACGAGGCCCTTGTGAACCTTGGCAATGCGCTGACTGAACATGGGGAACCGGAGGAAGCTATCGGGATCTATAAAAAAGCCCGCCAACTGGACGATAAGGACGCAGATCTCCCATACAACATGGGCATTGCGCATGAGGATACGGGCCAAATTGATGCCGCCCTTCGGGACTACCAAGAGGCTGTGCGTCTCAACTATAAGCATATTCTCGCACTGTTCAATCTCGCCCGACTGTATATACAAAAGGGCGAGTACAGGAACGCCGTCGACACCTTGGAAAAAGCACACGGCAGCGATTCAAACAATGAGGAGGTCAGAGGCCTCCTTAATGCTGCACGCGGACTACTAGAGGAGCAAGAGAAGGCCGAGCAACAAAGCAAGTCCAAACTGGATTAG
- a CDS encoding 7-cyano-7-deazaguanine synthase, giving the protein MKANIICGYGASEIRRQKDGEGTLLLSSDRQSGNVLLDVDGISRELSSEFDPVSRDLCEIAAYVYLADKAIPRGRHENWIRNLSFVVAVRDCDRWEEVKPILTNAVGFLSGDNVEFRFVRKKGESETRPVVDQHPASPRADSDCVSLFSGGLDSLAGAVYLIQNGRRPLFASHHASPQLKVLQNKLMQAVGREFDRSFEHLKYRVTSHKTSTSPPYKRKESSHRARSFMFLSFAAAAAAVRGLSDIYICENGVMSLNVPISEARKGSRSTRHAHPLFLRYFNELISALYGRKFSVRNSFAFWTKSEECKLLRSTKLLPQIKHTVTCWGYPNLTLRYKDSNHCGSCLPCIVRRISLIASGLEKYDDRYIFDIFNPGNEATEKQLRNIEDLIFFCNRFAHLSKTELLYEYPELVMVEGGLNGTGEDRIGRIIQVYKEFADEVLSAIGHRNPAIVRSTLDEVAVLGHLTPYATSV; this is encoded by the coding sequence ATGAAGGCCAATATTATCTGTGGCTACGGCGCAAGTGAGATCCGCCGACAGAAAGACGGCGAGGGAACCCTGTTGCTGTCATCTGATCGCCAGTCCGGGAACGTGCTCCTGGATGTGGACGGGATTTCGCGGGAGTTGAGCAGCGAATTCGATCCGGTCAGTCGAGATCTCTGCGAGATCGCTGCTTACGTGTATCTAGCTGACAAAGCCATTCCCCGTGGGCGCCACGAGAACTGGATCCGGAACCTATCGTTCGTCGTGGCCGTGCGTGATTGTGACCGTTGGGAGGAGGTTAAGCCCATCCTCACCAATGCTGTGGGGTTTCTTTCCGGCGACAACGTTGAATTTCGCTTCGTACGGAAGAAAGGTGAGAGCGAAACCCGGCCTGTCGTTGATCAGCATCCCGCATCGCCCCGCGCCGATTCGGATTGTGTGAGCCTGTTTTCAGGTGGACTGGATTCCCTGGCAGGCGCTGTCTACTTAATTCAGAACGGTCGGCGTCCGCTGTTCGCCAGTCATCACGCCAGCCCTCAGCTCAAGGTTCTTCAGAACAAGTTGATGCAAGCGGTAGGACGAGAATTCGACCGATCGTTCGAACATCTCAAGTACCGCGTAACCTCTCACAAGACGTCAACGAGCCCTCCTTATAAACGCAAAGAGAGCTCGCATCGCGCAAGGTCCTTCATGTTCTTGAGCTTCGCCGCCGCTGCCGCCGCGGTGCGTGGTCTTTCAGATATTTACATCTGCGAGAACGGCGTGATGTCGCTGAACGTCCCGATATCTGAGGCGCGGAAGGGCAGCCGCTCGACTCGCCACGCCCATCCGCTGTTCTTGCGGTATTTCAACGAACTGATCAGTGCGCTCTATGGACGTAAGTTTTCTGTTCGCAATTCGTTTGCGTTTTGGACCAAGAGTGAAGAATGCAAGCTTCTCCGAAGCACGAAGCTTTTGCCGCAGATCAAGCATACCGTTACCTGCTGGGGCTACCCGAATCTGACATTGCGGTACAAGGACTCTAACCACTGTGGTTCGTGCTTGCCCTGTATAGTGCGGCGCATATCGTTGATTGCCTCGGGGCTCGAGAAGTATGACGACCGTTACATTTTCGACATTTTCAATCCTGGAAATGAGGCAACAGAGAAGCAACTTCGAAACATTGAGGATCTGATCTTCTTTTGTAATCGCTTTGCACACTTGTCCAAGACGGAACTGCTCTACGAGTATCCGGAACTCGTGATGGTTGAAGGGGGCTTGAACGGCACTGGTGAAGACCGGATTGGAAGAATCATCCAGGTGTACAAAGAGTTTGCTGATGAAGTCCTCTCAGCTATTGGGCACCGCAACCCTGCTATTGTGCGGAGCACGCTGGATGAGGTTGCTGTTTTGGGCCACCTTACTCCATACGCCACTTCGGTCTAA
- a CDS encoding YihY/virulence factor BrkB family protein: MLKLLKNVRVALWRAFVHDAFGVAKGGAFSAILTLFPALMVAGAIIATFERRAEYIREVSGAAYQILPPGASGVVRAFFESTQGKSGRVLVAASLITLWTASGVMISWMEGFRNAYQFPKVWGVVKERLIAFGLVVMAGIPLTFATVLVAFGNQIEARLTADLGYALGPYVLLVWTALRWLIAILTSVAVMQLIYHNAVPRTLSWHTVLPGAGLATAIWFPATIAFGWYVRHFAAYSLFYGSLAAAIVLLIWLYIISVIVLVGAEFNALLYPRMVVAGNKGQ, from the coding sequence GTGCTGAAGCTGTTGAAGAACGTGCGCGTCGCGCTGTGGCGTGCCTTCGTGCACGATGCCTTTGGTGTCGCCAAGGGCGGCGCCTTTTCCGCCATCCTGACGCTGTTTCCCGCGCTCATGGTGGCCGGCGCCATCATTGCCACCTTCGAGCGCCGCGCCGAGTACATACGCGAGGTCTCCGGCGCTGCCTACCAAATCCTGCCGCCCGGCGCCAGCGGCGTGGTCCGCGCCTTCTTCGAATCCACCCAGGGCAAGTCGGGCCGGGTGCTGGTGGCGGCATCCCTGATCACGCTGTGGACCGCCTCCGGGGTCATGATTTCCTGGATGGAAGGCTTCCGCAACGCTTACCAGTTCCCCAAAGTATGGGGGGTGGTGAAGGAACGGCTGATCGCCTTCGGGCTGGTCGTCATGGCGGGGATTCCGCTGACCTTTGCCACCGTGCTGGTGGCGTTCGGCAACCAGATTGAAGCGCGCTTGACCGCCGACCTGGGGTACGCATTGGGACCGTACGTGCTGCTGGTGTGGACCGCCCTGCGCTGGCTGATTGCCATCCTGACCAGCGTGGCGGTGATGCAGCTCATCTATCACAACGCGGTGCCGCGCACCCTGAGCTGGCACACGGTATTGCCGGGCGCGGGGCTGGCCACCGCCATCTGGTTTCCCGCCACCATCGCGTTTGGCTGGTATGTCCGCCACTTTGCCGCCTACAGCCTGTTCTACGGCTCGCTGGCGGCGGCCATTGTGCTGCTGATCTGGCTGTACATCATTTCGGTGATCGTGCTGGTGGGCGCCGAGTTCAACGCGCTGCTCTATCCGCGCATGGTGGTGGCGGGGAACAAGGGGCAATAG
- the pyk gene encoding pyruvate kinase, whose protein sequence is MSQAGSTAERRAKIVCTVGPASSSEAMLRELMRLGMDVARLNFSHGTHEEHARVIERLRRAAAKQERSICILQDLQGPKIRTGRLRDRRPMVLKTGSRVTITPRNVLGTPALIPTSFRGLAQEVETGSRVLLSDGLIELVVKAIHGDDMECEVVNGGMLGEHQGINLPGTALSVPSLTEKDRKDLEFGLRHAVDMVAISFVRTAADVRETKRLIGVREDDVPVIAKLEKPQAIEHLEEILEVADGVMVARGDLGVEMPPEQVPIIQKHIIRRAAEWRKPVITATQMLESMVDNPRPTRAEVSDVANAVFDGSDAVMLSAETASGKYPRESVEMMGRIVLESEAHMREASLPQRRREHRRKLSISETICESVAHAAEELEMRAIAVYTETGTTARLVSKYRPKASIYAFAHRPSVCNRLNHLWGVRPVACEHVRTAEEMVRGAERELMQQGAAGPGDVVAVISGTRGASGSTNLMRLHMVGEEPRPPERRRARTPAERNPEDSKR, encoded by the coding sequence ATGAGCCAGGCGGGCAGCACAGCCGAGCGGCGGGCCAAGATCGTGTGCACGGTCGGGCCGGCGAGCAGCTCGGAGGCGATGCTGCGCGAGCTGATGCGCCTGGGGATGGACGTGGCGCGCCTGAATTTTTCCCACGGCACGCACGAGGAGCACGCCCGGGTGATCGAGCGGCTGCGGCGCGCCGCCGCCAAGCAGGAGCGCAGCATCTGCATCCTGCAGGACCTGCAGGGACCGAAGATCCGCACCGGCCGGCTGCGTGACCGCCGCCCCATGGTGCTGAAGACCGGCTCGCGGGTGACCATCACGCCGCGCAATGTTCTGGGGACGCCTGCCCTGATTCCCACCAGCTTTCGGGGGCTGGCGCAGGAAGTCGAGACGGGCTCGCGCGTTTTGCTGTCGGACGGCTTGATCGAGCTGGTAGTGAAAGCGATCCACGGCGACGACATGGAATGCGAGGTGGTGAACGGCGGCATGCTCGGCGAGCACCAGGGGATCAATCTTCCGGGCACGGCGCTGAGCGTTCCCTCGCTCACCGAAAAAGACCGCAAAGACCTGGAGTTCGGCCTGCGGCACGCGGTGGACATGGTCGCCATCTCGTTTGTGCGCACCGCCGCCGACGTGCGCGAAACCAAGCGCCTGATCGGGGTGCGCGAGGACGACGTGCCGGTGATCGCGAAGCTGGAAAAGCCGCAGGCCATCGAGCACCTGGAGGAAATCCTGGAAGTCGCCGACGGGGTGATGGTGGCGAGGGGCGACCTGGGGGTGGAGATGCCGCCGGAGCAGGTGCCGATCATCCAGAAGCACATCATCCGGCGCGCCGCGGAATGGCGCAAGCCGGTGATTACCGCGACGCAGATGCTGGAATCGATGGTGGACAACCCGCGCCCCACGCGCGCCGAGGTCAGCGACGTCGCCAACGCGGTGTTCGACGGCAGCGACGCGGTGATGCTTTCGGCGGAAACGGCGAGCGGCAAATATCCGCGCGAGTCGGTCGAGATGATGGGCCGCATCGTCCTGGAATCCGAAGCCCACATGCGCGAAGCCTCGCTGCCGCAACGCCGCCGCGAACATCGCCGCAAACTCTCCATTTCCGAAACCATCTGCGAATCGGTTGCGCATGCCGCCGAGGAACTGGAGATGCGCGCCATCGCCGTCTATACCGAGACGGGCACCACTGCACGCCTGGTTTCGAAGTACCGGCCCAAGGCCTCAATCTATGCATTTGCGCACCGCCCGAGCGTGTGTAACCGCCTGAACCATTTGTGGGGAGTGCGGCCGGTGGCCTGCGAGCACGTGCGCACCGCCGAGGAGATGGTGCGCGGCGCGGAACGCGAACTCATGCAGCAAGGCGCCGCCGGGCCGGGTGACGTGGTGGCGGTGATTTCCGGCACGCGCGGCGCTTCCGGGTCCACCAACCTGATGCGGCTGCACATGGTCGGCGAAGAACCACGACCGCCGGAGCGCCGCCGGGCGCGGACCCCGGCGGAACGCAATCCGGAAGACAGCAAGAGGTAA
- a CDS encoding antibiotic biosynthesis monooxygenase, with amino-acid sequence MAELVSIAYVRPAEGKEEQTIEILAELYALLRKKNYSRDLLYRDAKDRRRLINLRYWRSEEARAEAHEDSEVHRLWQRLSELSKVEGVIEKLELIEGAWSDVSGQ; translated from the coding sequence ATGGCCGAACTTGTTTCGATCGCGTACGTCAGGCCGGCAGAGGGGAAGGAAGAGCAGACGATCGAGATCCTCGCCGAGCTTTATGCTCTCCTGCGGAAGAAGAATTACAGCCGCGACCTGTTATACCGCGACGCCAAAGACCGCCGGCGGCTGATCAACCTGCGCTATTGGAGGTCGGAAGAGGCGCGCGCGGAAGCGCATGAGGACTCCGAAGTCCACCGGCTGTGGCAGCGCCTGTCGGAGCTTTCAAAGGTCGAAGGCGTGATCGAAAAACTGGAATTGATTGAGGGGGCGTGGTCGGATGTAAGTGGCCAGTGA
- a CDS encoding rhomboid family intramembrane serine protease, giving the protein MTTRNYRGYGGGRGGGFGTMSMGFPPFTRAVKWLVIANAAVYLLMLILGAVAPSLAGFIAGVGALVPAAVAHGWIWQLVTYSFLHAGLFHVLFNMLTLWMFGSQMERDWGRHQFLEFYFYCAIAAALVTVGIAYLGTVAAFGFLGIGPLTVTVGASGAIYGLMVAFAVLHGNQEFMLFPLPFMIKAKYLVGILLFISLAGAFQGMGPGRRGQSVAYFAHLGGALFGWIYVRFLPRRGLMSGASEQYFGVRNAYYRWKRRRAARKFEVYMRKHDRGDQIDSYGNSRPPEDKVNGETRRPPWVN; this is encoded by the coding sequence TTGACCACACGCAATTATCGCGGTTACGGCGGAGGTCGCGGCGGCGGCTTCGGCACCATGAGCATGGGATTTCCGCCCTTCACCCGCGCGGTGAAGTGGCTGGTGATCGCCAACGCCGCCGTGTACCTGCTGATGTTGATCCTGGGCGCGGTGGCGCCGTCACTGGCGGGGTTCATCGCCGGAGTGGGCGCGCTCGTTCCCGCCGCCGTCGCCCACGGCTGGATCTGGCAGCTCGTCACCTATTCCTTCCTCCATGCGGGACTGTTTCACGTCCTGTTCAACATGCTGACGCTCTGGATGTTCGGCTCGCAAATGGAGCGCGACTGGGGGCGCCACCAGTTTCTGGAATTTTATTTCTACTGCGCCATCGCGGCCGCGCTGGTCACGGTGGGCATTGCGTACCTGGGAACGGTGGCGGCGTTTGGCTTCCTCGGCATCGGCCCGCTGACGGTCACGGTGGGCGCATCGGGCGCGATCTACGGCCTCATGGTCGCTTTTGCCGTCCTGCACGGCAATCAGGAATTCATGCTGTTCCCGCTGCCGTTCATGATCAAAGCGAAATACCTGGTCGGCATCCTGCTGTTCATCTCGCTGGCCGGCGCCTTCCAGGGCATGGGACCTGGCCGACGTGGCCAGTCAGTCGCCTATTTCGCCCACCTCGGCGGCGCGCTCTTCGGCTGGATCTATGTCCGCTTCCTGCCGCGCCGCGGCCTGATGTCCGGAGCGTCGGAGCAGTATTTCGGGGTGCGCAACGCGTACTACCGGTGGAAACGCCGCCGGGCCGCCCGCAAGTTCGAGGTCTACATGCGCAAGCACGATCGCGGCGACCAGATCGACAGTTACGGCAACTCCCGCCCGCCCGAAGATAAAGTCAATGGAGAGACGCGCCGCCCGCCGTGGGTGAACTGA